The Nerophis ophidion isolate RoL-2023_Sa linkage group LG09, RoL_Noph_v1.0, whole genome shotgun sequence genome contains a region encoding:
- the klhdc3 gene encoding kelch domain-containing protein 3 isoform X4, whose amino-acid sequence MLRWSVHLEGGPRRVNHAAVAVGHKVYTFGGYCSGEDYETLRQIDVHVFNTVSLRWMKLPPVRPVGHERAREVPYMRYGHTAVLLDDTIYLWGGRNDTEGACNVLYAFDVNSHKWFTPKVSGTVPGARDGHSACVMLKAMYIFGGYEQLADCFSNDIHKLDTTTMIWSFINARGIPASWRDFHSATIIGTKMFVFGGRGDRFGPFHSNNEIYCNMIEVFDTQTNCWLSTPSTQPLPEGRRSHSAFTYKGELYIFGGYNAHLDQHFNDLWKFNPEAFSWKKVEPNGKGPCPRRRQCCCMVGDRIILFGGTR is encoded by the exons ATGTTGCGCTGGTCGGTGCACCTTGAAGGAGGGCCACGGAGAGTCAACCATGCTGCTGTGGCCGTGGGTCACAAGGTGTACACCTTCGGGGGCTACTGCTCTGGAGAGGACTATGAGACACTGCGTCAGATTGACGTGCATGTTTTCAACACAG TGTCTCTACGCTGGATGAAATTGCCCCCAGTGAGGCCTGTGGGACATGAGCGTGCTCGTGAAGTGCCCTATATGCGCTATGGTCACACAGCAGTGCTCCTGGATGACACCATATACCTGTGGGGGGGACGTAACGACACAGAGGGGGCCTGCAATGTGCTGTATGCTTTTGATGTCA ATAGCCACAAATGGTTCACGCCCAAAGTTTCCGGGACAGTTCCAGGGGCAAGAGATGGCCACTCTGCCTGTGTGATGTTGAAAGCGATGTATATATTTGGAGGATATGAGCAGCTG GCAGACTGCTTCTCCAATGACATCCACAAACTGGACACCACCACCATGATATGGTCTTTTATTAATGCCAGA GGTATTCCAGCAAGCTGGCGTGACTTCCACTCAGCAACCATTATAGGCACAAAAATGTTCGTATTTGGAGGGCGAGGAGATCGTTTTGGTCCGTTCCACTCCAATAACGAAATCTACTGCAATATGATAGAAGTGTTTGACACACAGACCAACTGCTGGCTGAGCACTCCCTCAACACAACCATTGCCTGAGGGACGGAGGAGTCATTCAGCCT TTACCTACAAGGGAGAGCTGTACATATTTGGAGGATACAATGCTCATTTGGACCAGCACTTCAACGATCTCTGGAAATTCAATCCAG AAGCCTTTTCTTGGAAGAAAGTGGAACCCAACGGGAAAGGCCCATGTCCTCGAAGAAGACAATGCTGCTGCATGGTTGGAGATCGAATCATCCTCTTTGGAGGAACCAGGTGA
- the klhdc3 gene encoding kelch domain-containing protein 3 isoform X3: MLRWSVHLEGGPRRVNHAAVAVGHKVYTFGGYCSGEDYETLRQIDVHVFNTVSLRWMKLPPVRPVGHERAREVPYMRYGHTAVLLDDTIYLWGGRNDTEGACNVLYAFDVNSHKWFTPKVSGTVPGARDGHSACVMLKAMYIFGGYEQLADCFSNDIHKLDTTTMIWSFINARGIPASWRDFHSATIIGTKMFVFGGRGDRFGPFHSNNEIYCNMIEVFDTQTNCWLSTPSTQPLPEGRRSHSAFTYKGELYIFGGYNAHLDQHFNDLWKFNPEAFSWKKVEPNGKGPCPRRRQCCCMVGDRIILFGGTR, translated from the exons ATGTTGCGCTGGTCGGTGCACCTTGAAGGAGGGCCACGGAGAGTCAACCATGCTGCTGTGGCCGTGGGTCACAAGGTGTACACCTTCGGGGGCTACTGCTCTGGAGAGGACTATGAGACACTGCGTCAGATTGACGTGCATGTTTTCAACACAG TGTCTCTACGCTGGATGAAATTGCCCCCAGTGAGGCCTGTGGGACATGAGCGTGCTCGTGAAGTGCCCTATATGCGCTATGGTCACACAGCAGTGCTCCTGGATGACACCATATACCTGTGGGGGGGACGTAACGACACAGAGGGGGCCTGCAATGTGCTGTATGCTTTTGATGTCA ATAGCCACAAATGGTTCACGCCCAAAGTTTCCGGGACAGTTCCAGGGGCAAGAGATGGCCACTCTGCCTGTGTGATGTTGAAAGCGATGTATATATTTGGAGGATATGAGCAGCTG GCAGACTGCTTCTCCAATGACATCCACAAACTGGACACCACCACCATGATATGGTCTTTTATTAATGCCAGA GGTATTCCAGCAAGCTGGCGTGACTTCCACTCAGCAACCATTATAGGCACAAAAATGTTCGTATTTGGAGGGCGAGGAGATCGTTTTGGTCCGTTCCACTCCAATAACGAAATCTACTGCAATATGATAGAAGTGTTTGACACACAGACCAACTGCTGGCTGAGCACTCCCTCAACACAACCATTGCCTGAGGGACGGAGGAGTCATTCAGCCT TTACCTACAAGGGAGAGCTGTACATATTTGGAGGATACAATGCTCATTTGGACCAGCACTTCAACGATCTCTGGAAATTCAATCCAG AAGCCTTTTCTTGGAAGAAAGTGGAACCCAACGGGAAAGGCCCATGTCCTCGAAGAAGACAATGCTGCTGCATGGTTGGAGATCGAATCATCCTCTTTGGAGGAACCAG atga
- the klhdc3 gene encoding kelch domain-containing protein 3 isoform X2 — protein sequence MLRWSVHLEGGPRRVNHAAVAVGHKVYTFGGYCSGEDYETLRQIDVHVFNTVSLRWMKLPPVRPVGHERAREVPYMRYGHTAVLLDDTIYLWGGRNDTEGACNVLYAFDVNSHKWFTPKVSGTVPGARDGHSACVMLKAMYIFGGYEQLADCFSNDIHKLDTTTMIWSFINARGIPASWRDFHSATIIGTKMFVFGGRGDRFGPFHSNNEIYCNMIEVFDTQTNCWLSTPSTQPLPEGRRSHSAFTYKGELYIFGGYNAHLDQHFNDLWKFNPEAFSWKKVEPNGKGPCPRRRQCCCMVGDRIILFGGTRSKFEDIMQNSCNSIQSGAVGPST from the exons ATGTTGCGCTGGTCGGTGCACCTTGAAGGAGGGCCACGGAGAGTCAACCATGCTGCTGTGGCCGTGGGTCACAAGGTGTACACCTTCGGGGGCTACTGCTCTGGAGAGGACTATGAGACACTGCGTCAGATTGACGTGCATGTTTTCAACACAG TGTCTCTACGCTGGATGAAATTGCCCCCAGTGAGGCCTGTGGGACATGAGCGTGCTCGTGAAGTGCCCTATATGCGCTATGGTCACACAGCAGTGCTCCTGGATGACACCATATACCTGTGGGGGGGACGTAACGACACAGAGGGGGCCTGCAATGTGCTGTATGCTTTTGATGTCA ATAGCCACAAATGGTTCACGCCCAAAGTTTCCGGGACAGTTCCAGGGGCAAGAGATGGCCACTCTGCCTGTGTGATGTTGAAAGCGATGTATATATTTGGAGGATATGAGCAGCTG GCAGACTGCTTCTCCAATGACATCCACAAACTGGACACCACCACCATGATATGGTCTTTTATTAATGCCAGA GGTATTCCAGCAAGCTGGCGTGACTTCCACTCAGCAACCATTATAGGCACAAAAATGTTCGTATTTGGAGGGCGAGGAGATCGTTTTGGTCCGTTCCACTCCAATAACGAAATCTACTGCAATATGATAGAAGTGTTTGACACACAGACCAACTGCTGGCTGAGCACTCCCTCAACACAACCATTGCCTGAGGGACGGAGGAGTCATTCAGCCT TTACCTACAAGGGAGAGCTGTACATATTTGGAGGATACAATGCTCATTTGGACCAGCACTTCAACGATCTCTGGAAATTCAATCCAG AAGCCTTTTCTTGGAAGAAAGTGGAACCCAACGGGAAAGGCCCATGTCCTCGAAGAAGACAATGCTGCTGCATGGTTGGAGATCGAATCATCCTCTTTGGAGGAACCAG